One window from the genome of Halomicrobium zhouii encodes:
- a CDS encoding class I SAM-dependent methyltransferase — protein sequence MADASESEAFEVDEEFAFLGRTFAEYRRMFDLDVDSLQGRDVLDCPGGPGSFTAVAAEIANSVTAVDPEYGPPASNLEPLCRRSVRENVDQLREKRDLFVWHHYGDVETRGRYQRAAAERFLADYANHPERYRTSALPDLPFADDAFDLTLSANLLFLYDDRLDEGFHHDAMAELTRVTDGEVRVFTLASLDRTRSELVDPVVKRLRADGYGVEFREVPYEFQPGATEMLVVHAG from the coding sequence ATGGCGGACGCGTCAGAGAGCGAGGCCTTCGAGGTGGACGAGGAGTTCGCGTTCCTCGGGCGGACCTTCGCCGAGTACAGACGGATGTTCGATCTCGACGTGGACTCGCTGCAGGGGAGAGACGTCCTCGACTGTCCCGGCGGGCCGGGTTCGTTCACGGCCGTCGCCGCGGAGATAGCCAACTCGGTGACGGCCGTCGACCCGGAGTACGGCCCGCCAGCGAGCAACCTCGAACCGCTGTGTCGCCGGTCGGTCAGGGAGAACGTCGACCAGCTCCGCGAGAAGCGGGACCTGTTCGTCTGGCACCACTACGGCGACGTGGAAACGCGGGGGCGATACCAGCGGGCGGCCGCCGAGCGGTTCCTCGCCGACTACGCGAACCACCCGGAGCGCTACCGCACCTCGGCGCTGCCGGACCTGCCCTTCGCCGACGACGCCTTCGACCTGACGCTGTCGGCGAACCTCCTCTTCCTCTACGACGACCGGCTGGACGAGGGGTTCCACCACGACGCGATGGCAGAGCTGACGCGGGTGACAGACGGTGAAGTCCGGGTCTTCACGCTCGCGTCGCTCGACCGCACGCGCTCCGAACTCGTCGACCCTGTCGTCAAGCGCCTGCGCGCGGACGGCTACGGCGTCGAGTTCCGCGAGGTTCCCTACGAGTTCCAGCCCGGCGCGACGGAGATGCTGGTCGTCCACGCCGGGTAA
- a CDS encoding HEAT repeat domain-containing protein — MDLSDHGLPEIRDLADEYARNHGWEEIETLAANDRDHKAFKAEAWARKAVAEDDLPARLDYLRELARDENWRVREAAAMALKYVNEHAFEQVEPAWEEWVTHEDNYVRRACEVGLMRTPPEHVDSALDLFDHLVADSDDYVKKSCGAFALSNVAATDPAVGRAYLDRWSRSDDLRTRWNVAKAIGGGYGRATDHAVDLAYRLSGDDEYRVRRATASSLKKRFDEDPDLRDRVEGWDDREEFRSML, encoded by the coding sequence ATGGATCTGAGCGACCACGGCCTCCCCGAAATCCGCGACCTGGCGGACGAGTACGCCCGGAATCACGGGTGGGAAGAGATCGAGACACTGGCGGCGAACGACCGGGACCACAAGGCGTTCAAGGCTGAGGCCTGGGCCCGGAAGGCCGTCGCCGAGGACGACCTGCCGGCGCGACTCGACTACCTCCGGGAGCTCGCGCGCGACGAGAACTGGCGGGTCCGGGAGGCCGCCGCGATGGCGCTGAAGTACGTCAACGAACACGCGTTCGAGCAGGTCGAGCCAGCCTGGGAGGAGTGGGTGACCCACGAGGACAACTACGTTCGGCGGGCCTGCGAGGTCGGCCTGATGCGGACGCCGCCCGAGCACGTCGATTCGGCGCTCGACCTGTTCGACCACCTCGTCGCCGACTCCGACGACTACGTCAAGAAGAGCTGTGGCGCCTTCGCGCTGAGCAACGTCGCGGCCACGGACCCGGCCGTCGGTCGGGCGTACCTGGACCGGTGGAGCCGGTCCGACGACCTCCGGACGCGGTGGAACGTCGCCAAGGCCATCGGCGGTGGGTATGGAAGAGCGACCGACCACGCGGTCGACCTGGCCTACCGGCTCTCGGGCGACGACGAGTACCGCGTCCGCCGGGCGACCGCGTCGTCGCTGAAGAAACGGTTCGACGAGGATCCCGATCTGCGTGACCGCGTCGAGGGATGGGACGACAGGGAGGAGTTCCGCTCGATGCTGTAA
- a CDS encoding DUF7001 family protein, with protein sequence MVETVTLYRAPTTETDADAIADWLGDRVEAAVEVRDRFLSLYADDGLAEDFAEARVLSPHERDTGNTMLGIVRYEERALERPERAGGVIYDGRQVQDALRRRVPDDECGLDHLHVPLLDRVVGTWGDHDGRWHKRVNVLGQPAIVSVPGLYEAPAKPEQYYEEKQKHALLSGDSPPREVLENEVEGEFLLEADPRTTDALKGYVLQAYHFLATGEDFCENDGCRLANPHRQPGVVEAQLDEPEFCDDHAGRYGD encoded by the coding sequence ATGGTCGAGACGGTCACGCTGTATCGCGCGCCGACGACCGAGACCGACGCCGACGCCATCGCCGACTGGCTCGGCGACCGCGTCGAGGCCGCCGTCGAGGTTCGCGACCGCTTTCTCTCGCTGTACGCAGACGACGGCCTGGCAGAGGATTTCGCCGAGGCTCGGGTGCTCTCGCCCCACGAGCGCGACACCGGGAACACCATGCTCGGCATCGTCCGGTACGAGGAACGGGCGCTCGAACGTCCCGAGCGCGCTGGCGGGGTCATCTACGACGGCCGGCAAGTCCAGGATGCCCTCCGTCGCCGGGTTCCGGACGACGAGTGCGGGCTGGACCACCTGCACGTCCCACTGCTGGACCGCGTCGTCGGCACCTGGGGCGACCACGACGGCCGCTGGCACAAACGAGTGAACGTCCTCGGACAGCCCGCCATCGTCTCGGTGCCGGGGCTGTACGAGGCGCCTGCCAAGCCCGAACAGTACTACGAGGAAAAGCAGAAGCACGCGCTGCTCTCCGGCGATTCGCCGCCGCGCGAAGTCCTCGAAAACGAGGTGGAAGGCGAGTTCCTCCTCGAGGCCGACCCGCGAACGACCGACGCGCTGAAGGGGTACGTCCTGCAGGCGTACCACTTCCTGGCGACGGGCGAGGACTTCTGCGAGAACGACGGCTGTCGGCTGGCCAACCCGCACCGACAGCCCGGCGTCGTCGAGGCCCAGCTGGACGAGCCGGAGTTCTGCGACGACCACGCCGGGCGGTACGGGGACTGA
- a CDS encoding serpin family protein, translated as MDRRRYLTLTSTLLAGSLAGFLSEANPAPPVDAEAQSTPGVDPDVDDEQLSELVAGANALAFDLFDGLQAQGEDGNLLVSPTSVTTALAMTYAGAEGDTRSQMRETLRYTLDDETLHEGFNALQRTLDGRGEDVDEADLDREYDEDDDPVPFQLDLTNAVWGQERVPFSEAYLSTLADHYGGGFNEVDFSEDPDGVRQGINDWVGDQTEDRIDELLPAGSLRAQTRLVLTNAIYFMANWQYPFEENYTEPAAFTALDGSTDEVPMMSQDQAFPVAEVDGARAVDLPYVGGDVSMLVILPPEGEFESYESEFDADELNRIVDALEERRGIVRLPRFAFDSSFQLKPALSAMGMPDAFDRGAADFSGMTEGTKDNGLHVDEVYHDTNIAVDEMGTEAAAATAVVINYVSAPPTVLEADRPFLFVIRDRPTGTVLFVGRVVDAGAAQ; from the coding sequence ATGGACCGCCGCCGCTATCTGACGCTCACCAGCACCCTCCTGGCCGGCTCTCTCGCCGGCTTTCTCTCGGAGGCGAACCCCGCGCCTCCCGTCGACGCGGAGGCGCAATCGACGCCAGGCGTCGACCCGGACGTCGACGACGAACAATTGAGCGAACTGGTCGCCGGTGCGAACGCGCTCGCGTTCGACCTGTTCGACGGACTCCAGGCCCAGGGCGAGGACGGGAACCTGCTCGTCTCGCCGACGAGCGTCACGACGGCGCTGGCGATGACCTACGCCGGGGCCGAAGGCGATACTCGTTCCCAGATGCGCGAGACGCTCCGGTACACGCTGGACGACGAGACGCTCCACGAGGGGTTCAACGCCCTCCAGCGGACGCTCGACGGACGGGGCGAGGACGTGGACGAAGCGGACCTCGACCGGGAGTACGACGAGGACGACGACCCGGTTCCGTTCCAGCTCGACCTGACGAACGCCGTCTGGGGCCAGGAGAGGGTTCCGTTCAGCGAGGCGTACCTGTCGACACTCGCCGACCACTATGGCGGCGGGTTCAACGAGGTCGACTTCTCCGAGGACCCCGACGGCGTCAGGCAGGGGATCAACGACTGGGTCGGGGACCAGACCGAGGACCGCATCGACGAGCTACTGCCGGCCGGATCGCTTCGCGCACAGACGCGGCTCGTCCTCACCAACGCCATCTACTTCATGGCAAACTGGCAGTACCCGTTCGAGGAAAATTACACCGAGCCGGCGGCGTTCACCGCGCTGGACGGTTCGACGGACGAGGTGCCGATGATGTCCCAGGACCAGGCGTTCCCCGTCGCCGAGGTGGACGGCGCCCGCGCCGTCGACCTTCCGTACGTCGGCGGAGACGTCTCGATGCTCGTGATCCTCCCGCCGGAGGGCGAGTTCGAGTCTTACGAGTCGGAATTCGACGCCGACGAACTGAATCGCATCGTGGACGCCCTCGAAGAGCGACGTGGGATTGTCAGGCTCCCCCGGTTCGCCTTCGACTCGTCCTTCCAACTCAAACCGGCGCTCTCGGCGATGGGGATGCCCGACGCGTTCGACCGGGGAGCCGCGGACTTCTCGGGGATGACGGAGGGGACGAAGGACAACGGCCTGCACGTCGACGAGGTGTACCACGACACGAATATTGCAGTCGACGAGATGGGGACCGAGGCAGCCGCGGCCACCGCCGTCGTGATAAACTACGTCTCGGCCCCACCGACGGTGCTCGAAGCCGACCGCCCCTTCCTCTTCGTGATCCGTGACCGACCGACGGGGACGGTGCTGTTCGTGGGACGGGTCGTCGACGCCGGGGCAGCCCAGTAG
- a CDS encoding class I SAM-dependent methyltransferase translates to MSDATRAFYGRWARLYDVLATLPGVSSWRESAAGELGLARGDLAVEMGCGTGANLPHLRERVGPDGRVVGLDVTREMLERARGRGDADLLQADAARPPLSEPVDGLLGTFVVAMFTDPGAVVDRWCDLVRPSGRVALLHFTRSERAWARPVNAGYRAFVWLSSTDKSRVRDVASSHDRRVDAGLEALAARTTDYRERTLAGGYLRLASGQVT, encoded by the coding sequence ATGAGCGACGCGACCCGGGCGTTCTACGGCCGCTGGGCCCGCCTCTACGACGTCCTGGCGACCCTCCCGGGCGTGAGTTCGTGGCGAGAGAGCGCCGCCGGCGAACTCGGACTTGCTCGTGGCGACCTGGCAGTGGAGATGGGGTGTGGCACCGGCGCGAACCTCCCGCACCTCCGCGAACGCGTCGGCCCCGATGGCCGCGTCGTCGGTCTGGACGTGACCCGTGAGATGCTCGAACGCGCACGCGGGCGCGGCGACGCCGACCTGCTGCAGGCCGACGCCGCGCGACCGCCGCTCTCGGAACCTGTCGACGGCCTGCTCGGCACCTTCGTCGTCGCGATGTTCACCGATCCCGGCGCGGTCGTCGACCGGTGGTGCGACCTGGTCCGCCCCAGCGGCCGCGTCGCGCTGTTGCACTTCACCCGCAGCGAGCGAGCGTGGGCCCGGCCCGTCAACGCCGGCTACCGCGCGTTCGTCTGGCTTTCGTCGACGGACAAGTCTCGCGTGCGCGACGTCGCGAGCAGCCACGACCGCCGGGTCGACGCCGGCCTGGAGGCGCTGGCGGCGCGGACGACCGACTACCGCGAACGGACGCTGGCCGGCGGCTACCTGCGGCTGGCGAGCGGACAGGTGACGTAG
- a CDS encoding thiamine-phosphate synthase family protein encodes MHFIEEVVVDEFLPTFRSMLAEELRERSLTQSEVADLLGISQSAVSKYVHGDVERNQRLLEDKPLQDLVERLAEGLASGDVTPVQALVETEVFVRELEHGGLLAQLHEEAVPELADYEGEFAVHDADSRMRQAERTLSDVRQGLRVVENTSGFTGLIPAVGSNLVQALPDADGVDDVAGVPGRIVDVKGRATIPAEPEFGVSAHVASVLLAARAAGNDALATVNVHYDEELVEDLESTGHTAVEFDGETTDLQTAVGDALADDPDADVLYQTGGFGVEPIVYVLGADARAVAETVRDLV; translated from the coding sequence ATGCACTTCATCGAAGAAGTCGTCGTGGACGAGTTCCTCCCGACGTTCCGGTCGATGCTCGCCGAGGAGTTGCGAGAACGCAGTCTCACCCAGTCCGAGGTCGCCGACCTGCTGGGGATCAGCCAGAGCGCCGTCTCGAAGTACGTCCACGGCGACGTCGAGCGGAACCAGCGACTGCTCGAGGACAAGCCCCTCCAGGACCTGGTCGAGCGCCTCGCCGAGGGGCTGGCCAGCGGCGACGTGACGCCCGTCCAGGCGCTGGTCGAGACGGAGGTGTTCGTCCGGGAACTCGAACACGGCGGCCTGCTCGCCCAGTTGCACGAGGAAGCGGTGCCCGAACTCGCCGACTACGAGGGCGAGTTCGCCGTCCACGACGCGGACAGCCGCATGCGCCAGGCCGAGCGAACGCTCTCCGACGTCCGGCAGGGCCTCCGCGTCGTCGAGAACACCAGCGGCTTCACCGGGCTCATCCCCGCCGTCGGCTCGAACCTGGTCCAGGCGCTGCCCGACGCCGACGGCGTCGACGACGTGGCGGGCGTGCCGGGCCGCATCGTCGACGTGAAGGGGCGGGCGACGATTCCGGCCGAACCCGAGTTCGGCGTCAGCGCCCACGTCGCGAGCGTGCTGCTGGCCGCCCGGGCGGCCGGCAACGACGCGCTGGCGACGGTGAACGTCCACTACGACGAAGAACTGGTCGAAGACCTCGAATCGACGGGCCACACCGCCGTCGAGTTCGACGGCGAGACTACCGACCTGCAGACCGCTGTCGGCGACGCGCTGGCCGACGACCCCGACGCCGACGTCCTCTACCAGACCGGCGGCTTCGGCGTCGAGCCCATCGTCTACGTCCTCGGCGCCGACGCCCGGGCCGTCGCCGAGACGGTCCGCGACCTCGTGTAG
- the dcd gene encoding dCTP deaminase: MILSDADILRRLEDGDLVVEPLSDPDIQVQPASVDLRLGREFLEFQHANIPCIHPNSEQETGEYTEKTVVDEDGEYILHPGDFVLGTTHERVEIPDDLIAHVEGRSSLGRLAIVVHATAGLCDPGYKGQITLELSNLGTAPVALTPGMRISQLTFTELKTPADRPYGSERGSKYQDQRGPQASKIQGDREFGGDQ, encoded by the coding sequence ATGATACTCTCGGACGCGGACATCCTCCGGCGGCTCGAGGACGGCGACCTCGTCGTCGAGCCGCTCTCGGACCCCGACATCCAGGTCCAGCCCGCGAGCGTCGACCTCAGGCTGGGGCGGGAGTTCCTGGAGTTCCAGCACGCCAACATCCCCTGTATCCACCCCAACTCCGAACAGGAGACCGGGGAGTACACCGAGAAGACCGTCGTCGACGAGGACGGCGAGTACATCCTCCATCCCGGCGACTTCGTGCTCGGGACGACCCACGAGCGCGTCGAGATTCCCGACGACCTCATCGCTCACGTCGAGGGCCGCTCGTCGCTGGGTCGCCTGGCAATCGTCGTGCACGCGACTGCCGGTCTGTGCGACCCCGGTTACAAGGGCCAGATCACCCTCGAACTCTCGAACCTGGGCACGGCACCCGTTGCGCTCACGCCCGGCATGCGCATCTCGCAGCTCACGTTCACGGAACTCAAGACCCCCGCCGACCGCCCCTACGGGAGCGAGCGCGGGTCGAAGTACCAGGACCAGCGGGGGCCGCAGGCGTCGAAGATACAGGGCGACAGGGAGTTCGGAGGCGACCAATGA
- a CDS encoding response regulator gives MSTQISNRTTDGPIDVLLVEDNLGDVRLTREAFSETPGETAIAVVQHGDDALERLTRAARTDDHDLPDIVLLDLNLPGRDGHEILEAIRADARLRRLPVVVLTSSEAPEDVERSYDADANAYLTKPTDPANFVELAEAVEEFWFDHAHLPPFPR, from the coding sequence ATGTCGACACAGATCAGCAACCGCACGACCGACGGACCGATCGACGTGCTACTCGTCGAGGACAACCTCGGTGACGTCCGTCTCACCCGAGAGGCGTTCAGCGAGACGCCGGGCGAGACGGCCATCGCCGTCGTTCAGCACGGTGACGACGCGCTCGAACGACTGACGCGCGCCGCGCGGACGGACGACCACGACCTCCCGGACATCGTCCTCCTGGACCTGAACCTGCCGGGGAGGGACGGCCACGAGATCCTCGAAGCGATCAGGGCCGACGCACGCCTGCGACGGCTCCCGGTCGTCGTGCTCACGAGTTCCGAGGCGCCCGAAGACGTCGAGCGGAGTTACGACGCCGACGCCAACGCCTACCTGACGAAGCCGACCGACCCGGCCAACTTCGTCGAACTCGCCGAGGCGGTCGAGGAGTTCTGGTTCGACCACGCACACCTCCCACCGTTTCCCAGGTGA
- the pth2 gene encoding peptidyl-tRNA hydrolase Pth2 — protein MKQAIVARSDLGMGAGKLAAQVAHASLMAFEDADRQARSDWKGQGQKKVVLKASGESELFRLADKAESEGLPHAIVRDAGHTQLEPGTVSALAVGPAADDLVDAVTGDLSLY, from the coding sequence ATGAAGCAGGCCATCGTCGCCAGGTCCGACCTCGGAATGGGGGCGGGTAAACTGGCGGCACAGGTGGCTCACGCCTCGCTGATGGCCTTCGAGGACGCCGACAGGCAGGCCCGATCCGACTGGAAAGGGCAGGGCCAGAAGAAGGTGGTTCTCAAGGCCAGCGGGGAGAGCGAACTGTTCCGGCTCGCGGACAAGGCGGAGTCGGAAGGCCTGCCACACGCTATCGTCAGGGACGCCGGCCACACCCAGCTCGAGCCGGGCACCGTCAGCGCGCTGGCCGTCGGGCCGGCGGCGGACGACCTGGTCGACGCCGTGACCGGCGACCTCTCGCTGTACTGA
- the psmA gene encoding archaeal proteasome endopeptidase complex subunit alpha: protein MQGQNQQQAYDRGITIFSPDGRLYQVEYAREAVKRGTASVGVRTADGVVLAADRHARSPLLERDSIEKIHKADDHVGIASAGHVADARKLIDLARRQAQVEQLRYGQQIGVESLTKEVTDFIQEYTQTGGARPFGVALLLGGIEDGEPRLFETDPSGTPYEWQAVAIGGDREEIQSFLEEEYTEEMDLESGIELALEALGSVSEDGLDASGVDIATVDVESEQFTSLTEDDVAERVDEFDLEGEDDE, encoded by the coding sequence ATGCAAGGACAGAACCAACAGCAGGCGTATGACCGCGGGATCACTATCTTCTCGCCGGACGGACGTCTCTACCAGGTCGAGTACGCGCGAGAAGCCGTCAAGCGCGGGACCGCCAGCGTCGGCGTCCGCACCGCGGACGGCGTCGTGTTGGCCGCGGACCGTCACGCCCGCTCGCCGCTGCTCGAACGCGACAGTATCGAGAAGATCCACAAGGCCGACGACCACGTCGGCATCGCCAGCGCCGGTCACGTCGCCGACGCCCGCAAACTCATCGACCTGGCGCGGCGCCAGGCCCAGGTCGAACAGCTCCGGTACGGCCAGCAGATCGGCGTCGAGTCGCTGACCAAGGAGGTCACCGACTTCATCCAGGAGTACACCCAGACCGGTGGCGCGCGCCCCTTCGGCGTGGCGCTGCTGCTCGGCGGTATCGAGGACGGCGAACCGCGCCTCTTCGAGACCGACCCCTCCGGGACGCCCTACGAGTGGCAGGCTGTCGCCATCGGCGGCGACCGCGAGGAGATCCAGTCGTTCCTCGAGGAGGAGTACACCGAGGAGATGGATCTGGAATCCGGCATCGAGCTCGCGCTCGAGGCCCTCGGCTCGGTCAGCGAGGACGGACTCGACGCGTCCGGCGTCGACATCGCGACCGTTGACGTCGAGTCCGAGCAGTTCACGTCGCTCACCGAGGACGACGTCGCCGAACGCGTCGACGAGTTCGACCTCGAGGGTGAGGACGATGAGTGA
- the psmB gene encoding archaeal proteasome endopeptidase complex subunit beta: MSEFTEDPYAPELGSFEDLPQNPQAGNDEDTVNKTGTTTVGIAVEDGVVIATDMRASLGGRFVSNKNVQKVEQIHPTGALTLVGSVGGAQSFIRTLRSEVDLYEARRGEDISIDALATLAGNFARGGPFFAINPILGGVDDEGSHVYSIDPAGGVMKDDYTVTGSGMQLAYGVLEGSYEEGLSMDEAETLAAQAVYAATERDTGSGNGVYLALVTDDGVDITGYDDFDDVL, translated from the coding sequence ATGAGTGAGTTCACTGAGGACCCGTACGCGCCCGAGCTCGGCTCGTTCGAGGACCTCCCCCAGAACCCGCAGGCCGGCAACGACGAGGACACCGTCAACAAGACGGGGACGACCACCGTCGGCATCGCCGTCGAGGACGGCGTCGTCATCGCGACGGACATGCGCGCCTCGCTGGGCGGCCGGTTCGTCTCGAACAAGAACGTCCAGAAGGTCGAACAGATCCACCCGACCGGCGCGCTGACCCTCGTGGGCAGCGTCGGCGGCGCCCAGTCGTTCATCCGGACGCTCCGGTCGGAGGTCGACCTCTACGAGGCCCGGCGCGGCGAGGACATCAGCATCGACGCACTGGCCACGCTCGCGGGCAACTTCGCCCGCGGTGGCCCCTTCTTCGCCATCAATCCCATCCTCGGCGGCGTCGACGACGAGGGCAGCCACGTCTACAGCATCGACCCCGCCGGCGGCGTCATGAAGGACGACTACACCGTCACCGGGTCCGGGATGCAACTCGCCTACGGCGTGCTCGAGGGCTCCTACGAGGAGGGGCTCTCGATGGACGAGGCGGAGACGCTCGCGGCCCAGGCCGTCTACGCGGCCACCGAGCGCGACACCGGCTCCGGCAACGGCGTCTACCTCGCGCTCGTCACCGACGACGGCGTCGACATCACCGGCTACGACGACTTCGACGACGTCCTGTAG
- a CDS encoding sodium-dependent transporter, which produces MAIRETWATRIGFILAAVGSAVGLGNIWRFPFLTAESGGAAFLVAYLFLVAVIGLPVMLVEFVIGRESKQNVVDAFPEIGAPTWKFIGAIGALAGFVILSYYSVVGGWVIQYMVGSLTGGYAGNAEAFFGSAAEGTNALAYDLLFMAIVAAIVSFGVRDGLERAAKVMIPSVVGLLVLLAAYGATLSGASEGYAYYLSPDLSTLVGDAIALLPDAAGQAFFTLSLGMGVMITYASYLGEDRNMLRDSLLIVVVDTSIAILAGLAVFPFLFAQGVDPGTGGVGTTFVGLASAFGSLPAGQVVGFVFFAMLFLAALTSAFSILEVIVSFTIDTFDVDRKPATVAIAAVIFLVGVPTAMSLDYLTLYDAIANRILLIGGGLLLAIFGGWFYASGAREELQKGMPGGETLTTAWIWILRIPVVLVLAYVLYTGIIEVAGIVAGM; this is translated from the coding sequence ATGGCGATACGAGAGACGTGGGCGACACGCATCGGCTTCATCCTGGCCGCGGTGGGGAGCGCGGTCGGGCTCGGCAACATCTGGCGATTCCCGTTCCTGACGGCGGAGTCGGGTGGCGCGGCGTTCCTCGTCGCGTACCTCTTCCTGGTCGCGGTGATCGGGCTCCCCGTCATGCTGGTCGAGTTCGTTATCGGACGGGAGTCGAAACAGAACGTCGTGGACGCGTTCCCGGAGATCGGCGCGCCCACCTGGAAGTTCATCGGGGCGATCGGGGCCCTCGCCGGGTTCGTGATCCTGTCCTACTACAGCGTCGTTGGCGGGTGGGTCATCCAGTACATGGTCGGCAGCCTCACGGGCGGCTACGCCGGTAACGCCGAGGCGTTCTTCGGCTCCGCTGCGGAGGGGACCAACGCCCTCGCCTACGACCTGCTGTTCATGGCCATCGTCGCGGCTATCGTCTCCTTCGGCGTGCGCGACGGCCTCGAACGCGCGGCGAAGGTGATGATCCCGAGCGTCGTCGGCCTCCTGGTCCTCCTCGCGGCCTACGGCGCGACGCTCTCGGGCGCGAGCGAGGGGTACGCTTACTACCTCTCGCCCGACCTGAGCACGCTCGTCGGTGACGCCATCGCCCTGCTGCCCGACGCCGCCGGTCAGGCCTTCTTCACGCTCTCGCTCGGGATGGGCGTGATGATCACCTACGCCTCCTACCTGGGCGAGGACCGCAACATGCTCCGCGACAGCCTGCTGATCGTCGTGGTCGACACCTCGATCGCGATCCTGGCCGGCCTGGCGGTGTTCCCGTTCCTCTTCGCCCAGGGCGTCGACCCGGGCACCGGCGGCGTCGGGACCACGTTCGTCGGCCTGGCGAGCGCGTTCGGCAGCCTCCCCGCCGGACAGGTCGTCGGCTTCGTCTTCTTCGCGATGCTGTTCCTCGCGGCGCTGACCAGCGCCTTCAGCATCCTCGAAGTGATCGTCTCCTTCACCATCGACACCTTCGACGTCGACCGGAAACCGGCGACGGTCGCCATCGCGGCGGTCATCTTCCTCGTCGGCGTCCCGACGGCGATGAGCCTCGACTACCTCACGCTGTACGACGCCATCGCGAACCGGATCCTCCTGATCGGCGGCGGCCTCCTGCTGGCCATCTTCGGCGGCTGGTTCTACGCCAGCGGCGCCCGCGAAGAGCTCCAGAAGGGCATGCCCGGCGGCGAGACCCTGACGACGGCGTGGATCTGGATACTGCGGATCCCCGTCGTCCTCGTCCTGGCGTACGTCCTCTACACCGGGATCATCGAGGTCGCCGGTATCGTCGCGGGGATGTGA